A genome region from Halichondria panicea chromosome 15, odHalPani1.1, whole genome shotgun sequence includes the following:
- the LOC135349265 gene encoding uncharacterized protein LOC135349265 — translation MESKSDEGRFTFEVIHAFISRNEYPSSFSKEDKRSLRRRVKCFDAVDVGSTRDEKRLVVEDKEQRKRIIGAIHDPSHMGVNRTLDMITAKYYWPGQTNEVKEYVKTCTKCQCTNPRLLKPASTLHPIPVTPKVMCRMGCAEVIITDQGREFVNSLSAQLYQKTNTQHRITSAYHPQTNGLTERFNQTLSRCLAKTVNDNQDNWDEKINTILMGYRASRQASIKHSPYFMLFQAEMRLPIDSELLPGQPEERTPEEVIEHLLKSREEVFTTAEANIKSAQGKQKETSLSRDNKQPPEGDRPPERDDQQPPERDDQQPPERDDQQPPERDDPQPPERDDPQPPKGDDPQPPKGDDPQPPERDDQQPPKKDDPKKEDPQPPKRDPKSNKCKTKDVFKKTEVQWVNELSLTAHDREILLAPTGMLSDKHVDAAMMLLSGQFSKTSGLQSSLKVQFRLGFRPIDLDKRTRVQGVQILFVPERHHWILTSCIEGSVYVYDSLQTGTEEFPRSVENQLLQLYHPTLSPPQRQEIGLLAECSPVQQQQESYDCGLFAIAWAYHLLVGDSLNTLTLDQQKLRRHLVRCFEKKKLSRFPKSRQETPRSEIVWVSVVASCYQCIRPDSWNDMVQCDGCDRWYHMKCARIKKAPFSDWHCKDCK, via the exons ATGGAATCCAAAAGTgatgaaggaagatttacctttgaAGTTATTCATGCTTTCATAAGCAGGAACGAGTACCCTTCATCCTTTAGTAAAGAAGACAAGCGTTCCCTGAGGCggagagttaaatgctttgatgcagtgGATGTTGGATCTACCC GTGATGAGAAGAGGCTTGTTGTGGAAGACAAGGAGCAGAGGAAAAGGATTATAGGAGCAATCCATGATCCAAGTCATATGGGAGTCAACAGAACATTGGACATGATCACAGCCAAGTATTATTGGCCTGGTCAAACGAATGAAGTCAAAGAATAT GTGAAAACATGTACCAAGTGCCAGTGTACCAATCCTAGACTACTAAAACCAGCATCGACTCTCCACCCAATACCAGTGACACCAAAG GTTATGTGCAGAATGGGCTGTGCAGAAGTCATCATCACTGACCAGGGTCGGGAATTCGTCAACTCACTCTCAGCCCAGTTGTACCAGAAAACCAACACCCAGCATAGAATCACTAGCGCTTACCACCCTCAGACAAATGGATTAACTGAGCGGTTTAACCAGACTCTTTCTAGGTGTTTGGCTAAAACTGTGAATGACAACCAAGATAACTGGGACGAGAAGATCAACACGATTCTCATGGGGTATAGGGCATCGCGTCAGGCATCGATTAAGCATTCTCCTTACTTCATGCTCTTCCAAGCTGAGATGCGTTTGCCGATTGATAGTGAGCTACTGCCCGGTCAGCCTGAAGAAAGAACCCCAGAAGAAGTTATTGAGCATCTTTTGAAGAGCCGTGAAGAAGTGTTCACAACAGCTGAAGCCAACATCAAGTCAGCACAAGGCAAACAAAAAGAAAC GAGCTTGTCTAGAGACAATAAACAGCCACCAGAAGGCGATCggccaccagagagagacgaccaacagccaccagagagagacgaccaacagccaccagagagagacgaccaacagccaccagagagagacgacccacagccaccagagagagacgacccacagccaccaaagggagacgacccacagccaccaaagggagacgacccacagccaccagagagagacgaccaaCAGCCACCAAAGAAAGACGACCCAAAGAAAGAGgacccacagccaccaaaGAGAGACCCTAAGTCAAACAAATGTAAGACTAAGGATGTTTTCAAGAAG ACCGAAGTACAGTGGGTCAATGAGCTCTCTCTCACGGCACATGACAGAGAGATACTACTCGCCCCAACAGGCATGCTGTCTGACAAGCATGTGGATGCTGCAATGATGCTTTTAAGTGGCCAATTCTCCAAAACATCTGGGTTGCAATCGTCACTTAAAGTGCAGTTTCGTCTTGGTTTTCGCCCAATTGATTTGGACAAGCGCACGAGGGTTCAAG GAGTGCAGATACTGTTTGTGCCAGAACGTCATCACTGGATCCTGACAAGTTGTATTGAAGGCAGTGTCTATGTGTATGACAGCCTGCAGACAGGCACTGAGGAATTTCCTAGATCTGTAGAAAATCAACTACTACAGCTCTACCATCCCACACTTAGTCCACCACAACGTCAAGAAATTGGTTTACTGGCAGAGTGTTCGCCTGTCCAACAACAACAAGAGTCATATGACTGTGGCTTATTTGCTATTGCATGGGCATACCACCTCTTAGTTGGAGACTCTTTGAACACGCTGACACTGGACCAGCAAAAACTCAGACGGCATTTGGTAAGGTGCTTTGAAAAGAAGAAACTATCAAGGTTCCCAAAATCAAGGCAAGAGACCCCTCGAAGTGAGATAGTGTGGGTATCTGTAGTAGCTTCGTGCTACCAGTGCATAAGGCCTGACTCGTGGAacgacatggtgcagtgtgatggctgcgACAGGTGGTACCACATGAAGTGTGCGCGTATAAAGAAAGCTCCATTCAGTGACTGGCACTGTAAAGACTGCAAATAG
- the LOC135349267 gene encoding LOW QUALITY PROTEIN: myb/SANT-like DNA-binding domain-containing protein 2 (The sequence of the model RefSeq protein was modified relative to this genomic sequence to represent the inferred CDS: deleted 2 bases in 1 codon), whose protein sequence is MNRGTYWSDIEIKAVIAIWGATDLQQQLDGAVRNKLIYEKISKEMKKKGYERDWIQCRVKIKNVKTNYKKVKDGNNKTGERRKTCKFYDELDRILGHRPASAPSFLVDTSSEVKERDGSQIQPQSPVESADDVANTEGEPIIIYTHPKTGTPPPTKKSRKNKTEKAMEKQLETFLGYQREAEERFEKREEERWERERELAETRRKEEQTHQLNMIQMLGQMIRQPGPSQYYPPSSQPFNPDSP, encoded by the exons ATGAACAGAGGCACATATTGGAGTGACATTGAGATAAAAGCAGTAATAGCTATCTGGGGAGCTACTGACTTGCAGCAGCAACTTGATGGAGCTGTAAGAAATAAACTGATTTACGAAAAAATATCAAAAGAAATGAAGAAAAAAGGATACGAAAGAGACTGGATTCAATGTAGGGTAAAAATTAAGAACGTAAAAACAAACTACAAAAAAGTAAAGGACGGTAACAATAAGACAGGGGAACGTAGGAAAACATGCAAGTTTTATGACGAGCTGGATAGGATTCTGGGGCACCGACCAGCCTCCGCTCCATCTTTCCTCGTTGACACCAGCTCTGAGGTGAAGGAAAGGG ATGGCAGTCAGATCCAGCCACAGTCTCCAGTGGAGAGTGCGGATGATGTGGCCAATACTGAGGGAGAGCCCA taattatctatacaCACCCAAAAACAGGTACTCCCCCGCCAACAAAGAAAAGCAGGAAAAACAAAACCGAAAAGGCTATGGAGAAGCAGCTGGAGACATTTCTGGGCTACCAGAGAGAAGCAGAGGAAAGATTTGAGAAAAGAGAGGAGGAAAGatgggagagagagagagaa ttAGCAGAAACAAGAAGAAAGGAGGAACAGACGCACCAACTCAACATGATTCAAATGCTTGGACAAATGATACGGCAACCAGGACCATCACAGTATTATCCACCATCATCGCAACCATTTAACCCTGACTCACCGTAG
- the LOC135348385 gene encoding uncharacterized protein LOC135348385, with translation MKALIAIWGASDLQQQLDGAVRNKVIYEKIAQEMKKKEYERDWTQCRIKIKNLKTNYKKVKDSNNKTGERRKTCKFYDELDRILGHRPASAPSFLVDTSSEMEERVDEIVEDTDDGSQIQPQFPVESAGAVANTEGEASTSEKEKTDECAPPKTKNPRKNKTEGYGEADGDILKLPERSRGKI, from the exons ATGAAGGCACTAATAGCTATCTGGGGAGCTAGTGACTTGCAGCAGCAACTGGACGGAGCTGTAAGAAATAAAGTAATTTACGAAAAAATAGCACAAGAAATGAAGAAAAAGGAATATGAAAGAGACTGGACGCAATGTAGGATAAAAATTAAAAACTTAAAAACAAACTACAAAAAAGTAAAGGATAGCAATAACAAGACTGGGGAAAGGAGGAAAACATGTAAGTTTTATGACGAGCTGGATAGGATTCTGGGGCACCGACCAGCCTCCGCTCCATCTTTCCTCGTTGACACAAGCTCTGAGATGGAGGAAAGGGTGGATGAGATTGTGGAGGATACAGacg ATGGCAGTCAAATTCAGCCACAGTTTCCAGTGGAGAGTGCCGGTGCTGTGGCCAATACTGAAGGAGAGGCCAGTACCTCTGAAAAGGAGAAAACAGATGAAT gtgctcCCCCTAAAACAAAAAACCCCAGAAAAAACAAGACAGAAGGCTATGGAGAGGCAGACGGAGACATTCTTAAGCTACCAGAGAGAAGCAGAGGAAAGATTTGA
- the LOC135349268 gene encoding uncharacterized protein LOC135349268, whose amino-acid sequence MPCGDALKQVVAGFKEKLGFPQCVGAIDGTHIPIISPQECPADYYNRKGWHSIILQGLVDHNGLFMDIYVGWPGRVHDARVFSNSSLFRKGQEGSLVPTLTEMIEQCEIPLVILGDPAYPLLKWLMKAYPDTGRLTLEQKTFNYRLSKARVVVEHAYGRLKARWRCLMKRNDTNICDIPNIVSACCVLHNICELRGESFDDEWIESDSSFSMIRQSASDSVDISGDQIRSALTQYFST is encoded by the coding sequence ATGCCTTGTGGTGATGCATTGAAGCAAGTGGTGGCTGGGTTTAAAGAGAAATTGGGGTTTCCACAGTGCGTTGGAGCAATTGACGGTACACATATACCTATAATCTCACCACAAGAGTGCCCAGCCGACTATTACAACAGAAAAGGTTGGCATTCTATCATTCTCCAAGGATTGGTTGATCACAATGGTCTTTTCATGGACATTTACGTTGGCTGGCCAGGACGAGTCCACGATGCAAGAGTTTTCTCCAATTCCTCACTGTTCAGAAAAGGTCAAGAAGGATCATTGGTACCCACTTTGACGGAGATGATAGAGCAGTGTGAAATTCCACTCGTGATTCTAGGTGATCCGGCATATCCACTTTTAAAGTGGCTCATGAAGGCCTATCCCGACACAGGACGTCTCACCCTTGAACAGAAGACTTTCAACTATCGCCTTAGTAAAGCTCGAGTGGTTGTTGAGCATGCGTATGGTCGTTTGAAGGCTCGATGGAGATGTTTGATGAAGCGTAATGACACCAATATTTGTGATATACCTAACATTGTCTCAGCTTGCTGTGTTTTGCACAACATCTGTGAACTTCGAGGGGAATCATTTGATGACGAGTGGATTGAGAGTGACTCATCATTTAGTATGATTAGACAGTCGGCATCTGACTCAGTAGATATTAGTGGTGACCAGATAAGGAGTGCATTAACACAATATTTCAGTACATGA